The following proteins are encoded in a genomic region of Sneathiella marina:
- a CDS encoding VOC family protein encodes MPIVSLENTITIAMSVRDRHLSANWYCDMLGFTLLHHIDDAGWSELQTKTAGVTLGLGEQAEPTPGNSVPVFGVLDIDTARRDLETAGVKFDGDTETVEGMVSIATFYDPDGNALMLAQDLSQDG; translated from the coding sequence ATGCCTATTGTCTCGTTGGAGAATACAATCACTATTGCTATGTCCGTTCGAGATCGTCATCTTAGTGCCAATTGGTATTGTGATATGCTCGGCTTTACTCTCCTTCATCACATAGATGATGCAGGATGGAGCGAACTGCAAACCAAGACAGCCGGCGTGACTTTAGGGCTCGGTGAGCAGGCGGAACCCACACCGGGCAATTCGGTTCCTGTCTTTGGGGTTTTAGATATCGACACCGCGCGTAGGGACCTTGAAACGGCAGGTGTGAAATTTGACGGTGATACGGAAACTGTCGAGGGCATGGTTAGCATTGCGACCTTTTACGATCCTGACGGCAATGCATTGATGCTTGCACAAGACTTGTCCCAAGATGGGTAA
- a CDS encoding winged helix-turn-helix transcriptional regulator, with protein MDINTLVKITSRAWSLNILALMDAGVPGRQAPLLSASNASRTAFTASLDHLTQLKLLERNPGHGHPLRPEYRLTLKGIEVAKIARRIVEADPDCADSDIIRKSWTVPVLAVTGKPQYFTEIKSKLFPITDRALSQSLFQLHGRDWLLRDVDSTKRPLRPTYQVSSVGVRINRAINFGR; from the coding sequence ATGGACATAAATACTCTTGTCAAGATAACTTCACGTGCCTGGTCGCTGAACATATTGGCTCTGATGGATGCGGGAGTGCCGGGTCGACAGGCTCCGCTCCTTTCAGCCTCCAACGCCAGCCGGACTGCCTTTACCGCCAGTCTCGACCATTTGACCCAGTTGAAGCTGCTGGAACGAAATCCTGGTCATGGGCACCCTCTCCGTCCGGAATATCGTTTGACGTTAAAGGGGATAGAGGTCGCAAAGATCGCCAGAAGAATTGTAGAGGCCGACCCTGACTGCGCTGACTCTGATATAATTCGAAAATCATGGACTGTTCCTGTTCTTGCGGTGACTGGAAAGCCGCAATACTTCACTGAAATAAAATCAAAGCTTTTTCCGATTACGGACAGAGCATTATCCCAATCTTTATTTCAGCTTCACGGGCGGGATTGGCTTCTGCGTGATGTTGACTCAACAAAACGGCCATTAAGACCAACATATCAAGTGTCCAGCGTCGGCGTCAGAATAAACAGGGCCATTAATTTCGGCCGATAG